The DNA sequence AGCTAGAATCAGAAATTTCTCCCGTCACTACATAGTTATTGAACAAACTATGCTAAAAAATTCCTTTTATGCAATACGACAAGTCTGTTTGAAGAGCTTATTATATCCTTGTTTCATGTGggtaacctttttttttaatcgagtATGAGAGAGAATACTATTATGGATTTCTACAGCTTTCTAGGTTCTATTGGACATTTAAATTACAATGATTACTAGTTTGTATTCTGGATGTGCTGACAGTTTTTTAGCccttttttgtgtttgaaacATTGTTTGAAAATCCATAGAATCCACATAATGCAGAGGAAACTAAATAGATTTTTTGCGACAATATTAAGGGACCAATTAACCAATATCAATTCAAGTAACTTTCAGAAATAAGAtcctcttcttttatttatcacCATCCCATGAAGAATCGAGTAAGAAGAAGAGAACGTGACAGCAATGTGTATATGGTAGGGATGTAAGCTAGCAGCCTAGCAGGATAAAGGAGCATAAGCAAGCAAAGCGTTTCAGGCCTCCAAAAGTCggaagaagaaaacaatgtTGGTTGTAGATGGAAGAAAATGTGACTGAGtgaaatccttttaaaaaaaaaaaataccttctTAAAAGTGTTTACTTAGAATAGATAAATTAACTATTTGAAAACCAttctttttaatacaaaatttttacaaTCACCCTTTTCTACAATACCTTTGTTGAGGCTATAATCTCACTTATATGGATAGTAAGTACTTGTTTGCCCCCACTGTAATATCAGTCAAAACTTTGACAATCTtcaaacttgattttatttattagaatttcAGTAGCTGAACTCTCTTTAGATCTTACGAATATTCAAATTGTTTTCGTTTGGTTTACATACTCCAAAATAGATCATTTTGATCTTTGTGGAGGTACggaaaactttttttctcttttaatttttggattttgtttttaattttatacattaaGGGAGCATTAGGCATTAGGGATGCTGAGATCGATGTGATGTCTCTAACAATTTATTAATGGAGTTTTTACAAAGAGATCAACATAATCAATCTTATAATCATGGGATCTAAagttagattaaaaaatacaaagcaATTTCATTTTGAgacaaatcataaataaaaatggtaagaaaataatacgacatatatatattgataataacCTGACATGAaatttgttggaaatattttaaagataattatatattatatttattattaatattattttttagatttattgaATAGTTATGAGTTATTTTGAAAACAGAGAAATTATAAGGAAATTGTACTGGCCGATCCCTATGGATGTTCGGTCCGCTTCGACTCTTGAGTATCGTACATGCTACATTCTGGCAAATTCATCCTCGTGATAAAGGCACATTTGTGCATCTGCTGCAAATTTTGGATCAAAGTGTCACAATTCCTGTTTCTTTCTTGTGTTTGAATATCAaatctccccaaaaaaaaaaaaagtacaagagaattattaaaaaaaaaaataccagagAATTATTTATTTCAGCTTAACATTAAACAATGGCAATAACTTCcttgttttataatttcaaGCAGGAACTTGAGCTCAAGCAATCTGACAGGGGATAAGGGGATATCGCTACTTCATTATCCAAGCTCGAACTACTGCAGTCCTTAATTTGAAATGTGATAAACATTTCAGCATTTAGTTTCTAAACATTAGTGTTAGCCAGACACCAGCAGGTTGAACAACACTGCCAACACAGTCTACCAGCTTGAGATTACCAATTGGTAGATGGACCCCTGATTGCTGAGATGTTAATAATTAGTGTATTTGTGGGATTTGATTCCAAGAATTGTATGTAAGTCTTGTTATTTAATATtggttttcaaaaccaattgTTACTTAACTGGGCCACTGCCACCAGTTTTGGAACTGCTACCTAATTTAAACACTCTTGGAGCTGATCCAGGTGTTGCAAACAATACCTTCAAGGAAGGAAATTGAAGCGATCTACTTGACACTATCTTTGCAGGGATTTGAGAGGGAACAAGTTCACAGGTTCAAATCCTGAGGCTCTTTTGGAACAGTCtagaaatggaaaattagaCCTAAGGttaggtttattttttttttctctatttccttATTAATGTTAATTCCAGTACTTTATCCTTTTTTTCCTGTACATAGCAAATGCTTGAAGAAGTATATGTTCATTTCTTCATTGTTAAGGAAAAATCCAATTGTAAATCTTGCATGACGACAGCATcatttatcatataattataacttgCTGACCATGTCATCTTACCTTGATGCAATTTATGCAAGGGTTGACGCAAATCCGGATGTTTGTCTGTACACTACAtgcaagagagaagaaaaagaagtttgTCACTTGAGTTGTTGCATCATCCATAGTGGCAGTCTTGTTCCTTCTCTTCATCTTTAGTGCTCTTGCCATATATAGTCGAAGGAAAAGAGGAGGtagttctttctttttcttgtgatTATGTAGTTGCTATTACAATTCATAGTGTtcgattgaaaaaaaaaatcatattccttGATATACAAGCCTTCAATAAtgtagtgaaaaaaaaaaaaaaaagttagggaAATCAAAAGAATGATCATGAAAGAAAACTGTGCAATTGATGATAATTGAATTGCACTCGTGAAACTCCACAGTAGGTGAAAGCGATAAAGTGAATGTGAGATAAGATATAAGATATaagatatgagatatgagatattagataggatgagatgagatataagatatgagatattagatgggatgagatgagatataagaTATGACGAGAgagatatgagatgaattatgaaattatatgagataaaagaTATTagatgtgagatgagatgagagataagACAAGACGAGataggagatgagatgaaaggtGACGAGATATGAGATATAAGATGAAATGtgaaatatgagatgagatgagatataagataagacaaatgagatgagacaagacgagatgagagatgagagataggatgagataataagatgaaatgagatatgagatatATCATGCAAGAtgacatatgagatgagatgagatgagatatgagaaatgagatataaaaaatgatatgagaatatgagatgagatgataagatgagatgaaatgagaaatgagaaataagataagatattatatatgagataagaaatgaaatataatatatgagataagatatgagatgatataagagatgagatatgttatgatatattagatgagatgataagatgagatatgagatatgagatataAGATATGAGAGATTATatgagatatgatatgaaatatgagatatgagatgagataaaatataacatgaGATGAAAGATGACACAAGATGAAaaatgagatatgagatatgagGTGAGAGatgatatttgagaaatgatatgaaaGGAGATGTTAGATATGAGATTTTGATCTTTGTGGAGGTATGGAaaacttttttcctttgttaatttttggattttgcttttcgtattttgtttttaatttcatacaTTAAGGGAGCATTAGGATGCTGTGATTTGATGTCTCTAACAATTTATTAATGGAGTTTTTACAAAGAGATCAACATAATCAATCTTACAATCATGGGAACTAAAGTTAGGATAAAATATATCGAGTAATTTCATTTTGAGACAAATCATATGGACCAATCAAATAAAAATGGTAAGAAAATCgtacaacatatataaatatatatattgataataacCTGAAATTAGGCATGTTCATCTGagccttattttttttccaacctaGTCTGAAATCCAGATAATTGGATTTATCCGAGTTTCAAGTACGGGTTTCAGCCCGGAACAACTTCGGGTATGTACCCGCATAGAAAAATCCGAGTATACCTAGTTCGAGTACTAGGTTTtaaactcaaaaccttttttttttctctcggtttaaatgttttgatatttctaGCAACTAAATAGATAgaaactcaaaaagaaaatatatattatgttcaatgaatcatctattttatgattattattttttttactttcttctcCATGTGTTTTTTATTAATGGTCAAGATACATCTAggctttgattaaaaaaaaaaaaattgggtgcAACCCAGAAGCCGATTCCAGATTTTTAAAAACTGATTTCAATCCATGTGCATTTATTATTTGatcatttataaatagattttttgacttataagttaaaaaattgtagaaGTCAAAGTTCAAGATTCtctcataaaaatattcaaatatgctTTTAATCCATGTGCATCCTGTTACTTTTCTCTcaatattttcttccttttctattGCAACTACTTTCCACCGACAAAATTTCTACGGCTATGTTTGGAAAgtgagaatatttaaaaaatattaagaatatttatgaatagttatgaatagagattgaaGTAGTTTATGAGTCCTATTAAGAATATTTTGGATGTATAAAGtatattgagttgttgacttttagatagataattgaaaaatatgtgagtCTCAGAGCACTAGCATTCGATTCATCAATGCCAGTGAACTTCAAAATTTGCCTTATTTTACGTTAAAATTgctgcattggattcatcaaagagtaaaagtttaaactttgagctacaatgAATCACTCTCCCTTGTCATATTTGGCGAGCCACTGTTCACAAGCCAAAcgtatattttattcattaatttccaTCCAATTCCCCGCAGTTTCTTTCCCACGtatttctctctatttctttgtCTCCCGCGTTCtcactctttctctccctttctccaattttttctcttccctCAACATTGTCTCTCTGTTTCCTCAAGcgattttctcttattttctctcttccctcaagAACTGTCTTTCTATTTCCCTGAGcgattttcttccatttccttctaattctctctcttcccaCTACAAAGATTTTTCCAGTTTTCCTGAGCAATTTTCTCTCAAAAATACAATCAAGCTAACAAGCCCTAATCGACCAAGCTTCCACCCAGCACCACGTTCCACAGTCCAACCCAAGAAGATTTGGTCACTTGTAGCTCCTCTAGGTTCGATACTCACGGAAACAAAGGTAATTTTCTTTGGATTAACTCCTTTCTTTTAGATACTCGTGGTTCTGGAATGGGAGTAAAAGGAAATATGAGTTTCGagcattttttttgttaaattccGGAATGTACGTAGGCTATTTTGGTCTTCACCGCATACATCGTGCAAACTAATTCTAATTTCTTTGATTGGATGTTGCTATTTTTAATCATATGCGAGACTTTAGGAAACTCAATGTTTTTCACGACTAGTCAGTCAACTTGAAATTGTTTAATGGTTGGGATTTGATGGTGTTGGAATCATATGGGATGAGATTAATTTTTGTGGGAAGGTATTGGCTGTACAGGTATGATTGAAAAGGGGATGAatcaaaacttctaaaaattGATGAGCTTATGATATTCTTTTGTGTGTTCGTCTGTATCTCTTCCTTGAATGCAAGTGAAGATAAGAGCTGACTTCAGTTATGATATTCTGGAGTGATCTTCAAATATCTTGGTCTCTAGCTTTGCTTGGCTTGGATTATAGTGCTTATTTGTGAATATACCTATGTGTGGTGTTTAGGATGTGGTATCAGCTCCAAGACCCAGTTCACCACCTGTTAGGAGAATAACTGCCACGAAAGACGAGGAAGATAACACAATGGAATATGGATTGCCCTCTTCTCACACTCTTAATGCGGTTTGCTTATCTGGGAACTAGATTTATGTCCCTCATCTGGTCTTTTTCCCCCCTGTTATGTGTAGGTGGTGTGGTGGTCTAGGCAAATTTAGCAGGGCATTCAGTAGGTTATTTTTTAAGGGAATTTGGGGTATAAGTGTGCATAATATATTGAAGGCCTTGCCCGCTCATGGGGCATCTTAATGTATCTAATGCATATTCAGAGGCTTACAAATCATGCCTCATGATCAATGGTGCAAGCTTCTTTAACCAGGCCATGTTCAGTTCGTAGTTTTCTATGCTAATCAACATACTAGTTGTATTCACGTCAACCAATAAGAGCATTGCTTGAAAGATTCATGCATATGTTTAGTTTAGGAAAGCTGgctttatgatttatattttgttcaaatggaGGGCTTTTCCTCACCTTTGAATATTAGAAAAACTCTCTTCTGGTATAACTGTGGTCCTCTTGCACTGGGTTTCCAGATACATTTTGCACTATCTCTTGTCTTATCCTTATGAAGATGCCTCCATCAAATGTTTTGGGCTTGCCCTAGTTTGCTTGGATGTGGGTCTTATTGGTTTGGGTAAGTTCATATCTATTTAGTAAGTAGTTGGAAGCTTTTTTAGTTTCTTGATGCGCACACCGAAATTTGGTTTACTTGCTAGGAAGAATTTACCTCAGCTGATCTTCAATATCTTTATCCTCATGCAGCAATTGATTCCAGTATTGGACTAAACCCAACTCCTCTTTTAGAGCTTTCAGTTGCAATTGGCAACAAAGATCTCAGTTAGCTTGGGTCAAAGTTGGATTTGATACAGCTTCTAGTTCTTTCCCTcattagttttagatgaaatcaATTATTTGGTCTTTCCCgtactcattattttttgtatttagtcATGTAAATCATCAAGTCAATGGCCTGGAATTTGCAACAATGCATTCTTGATAGGTAAGAGAGTATTTTCCATACTCATAGTTTTAATTCTTGGTTGGTAATCAAAACACTTGCTTCACTGGGGCAAAGGTCATTCGtatgaaaaaaatcacaaacagaacaaaaggctttcttaaaatcatttaaacaaatatgtttgttggttttaaaaattatatatgtgattaTTGGGTAGAAGAAGGGTTggtaaaatgtgtttgttggattattagattgaggaaaaaaattaattgagaaacaataacttaagtacaaattaaattattaattaacatatggttagtgtaattgtaaaatatgaaaaaaaaattaaaaatattattattaaaaaaataatattatattattattttgataaatctgatggctaatccaatgtagggTTATGGATAggaaggttttgaatttatgaaaaatatgtacttttcatcaaattttgaagataactttgatgaagtcaatgccaatgctctcatcaatgattgattttttttaataatgattttattttattttttatttatatataatagtgataaatattatagtaattttattttttatttatatataatagtaataaatattataaaatgtttgtgaatagttatgagtagagattgaagttggtttgtgggtcctattaagagtattttaagttatttggatgtatgaagtatattgagttgtttgtttttagatagataattaaaaaatgtatggGTCCAatcaatgattattttttttaataatgattttatttatatataatagtgataaatattatagtaattttatttagagaaattTTGATACAAAAATGGTTTACTGTATTTAacatgtaaattatttttatcaatacaaaaatatttaaaaagtattgaAATCTGCCCGAAGGTAGCCTTGGCAATAACTAATGCAAGTCTTTCCTGTGGGGTTATGTCCCGAGCCGGCCAACGCTGGTACATAGCAGTACGTAGTTAGTCAATATTTGATTTTACAGTggctaaaataatttttagtttaaggttatttttggattttgagatgaattatgttaaattattaataatagtattttatgaattttattaaaatgagtttaattttttaagttaaaatgtatgaaatatattaaaatgagtttaaattttttataaaaaattaaaaaagtaataaacttCATCAATGATTGATAATCACAACTTAAGACTTAGTAGAGCTTAAATAATAAGCTCTacgattaaaaatttatttattatttaataattatatatatataatatttttaaatatgttacatttgtttaaaaataatataaaaaaatattttttgagttaaaaatacacaaaatgtcACTTGAAAGTTATAGTGTCGAAAATGTGATAAGATCAAAAGGCGAAATTGTGATTATCTAAAacttctataaatatttttgtttgttgacagcgtttttaaaattaaaattatatttttttactatccaaaaattactttaaagtcaattaactttttaacttatttggaattaaaaaatattttaatatataacatttaaaaaaatctaattttattcttttaaaattatttaaacaatttttaaaaccTTAAAGCAACTCCTAACAACCTTTAGAATAAACACGTCAACAAGAATTCATCAACACGTTAGTGCTTGTTTATATAATCAGTCAAGTCGTCATACGACAATCAGTCGCAAGAACCGAAAGAGATATAACAAGGAAAATTCAAGATAGTCGAAGTCGAAGTTTTTCTTTCACATTGGTGAAAggcagagaaagagagagagaagtagaaaaagaagaaaccaaGAAATTATTGGGGCGATTCGAGTCGTAGGAGACACGCGTATACCAAACTAGTTCCACTATTTATGGCTGGAGTACCCACGTCTTGCTCGGCAGGGAATTTAGTGAGAAAGACAGATGGATATTGatgcaattacaaaaatgctTTTGGTTTTGAAAGCGTGCCTTATTTTTGTTATAGCGACTGCTGTTCTTGGCAACTCAGAACACGCTGCTGCAGGGAACATTAATATTCCTCATGGTGGAAGAAAACTTGCTGAAATTCCAGCAGGTATTTGACTAGAACATGATGTACTGATCTTGAAATTTTTGTTAATCTTAAATTTGTTTCTATTCATTAAGGATAAAATGTCATTGTTCCCTATATATGGGCGTGTATTATTTGCTTCATTTTCCTCCCTAcctaacttatttaaaaaatgaaatcaaaataAGGAAATTTTTAGATGACGTCCCTGAGATTTTTACTTTGAaaccttatatttttttttttaatgattttatttacaAGTTGACATGAAGGATACATCGCTAAAACATTGAAATTTATATTAGCCACTTCAATCTGGCTCAATTTATCTGAGGAGACCGTATATATAACAATTCCTTTTGTATAATTCTCGCTTAATTTGATTGCCAAAATTTCAAGGTTTCATCAGCATTGATTGTGGCAGCAACGAAGATTACATTGAAGAGGCAACGGGTATTTCGTATGTGACAGACAAAGGATTAATAGATACTGGAGTAGCTGAGACTGCATCTCCTAATTTATCTGCACACTACGTACAGCCACTAAAGAACTTGAGAAGTTTTCCTCAAGGAAAAAGGAATTGTTATAGCCTGAAACCGGATCAAGGCAAAAACAATAAGTTCCTTATCAGGGCTAGATTCTTGTATGGAAATTACGATGGCAAAAACCAACATCCGGAGTTCGACCTATATCTTGGGGTCAATAAATGGAGCACAGTGAATAGCACGGTTGCAACCAATTATGAGATTATTCACCTACTCTCAACGGATTACATCGATGTGTGTCTTGTGAACACTGGCCAAGGTGTACCCTTCATTTCAGCGTTGGAACTACGACCTTTGGACAATTCCATATATCCGATCACTGCAGGCGGGGCACTTGTTTTGCATGACCGAAGGGATTTTGGTAGCACTGGACCAGTAATCAGGTGAATCAGTACCCTCATGAGCTAGAAATAGAGtgttgctaaaaagaaaaaaagaagaagttgggaTAGTTGGGATTTTAGGTGTGTTATTAGGTAATGAATACTTAAACGTACGTACGTCATGTAGTTGTTCAAGTATCATTTTGTTCTTAGTATTTACAGTGTAAAAACATTTCTGCAAATCAGGTATAGAGACGATGTATATGATCGCTTCTGGTGGCCTGAACAATCTGAAAGTTTGATTCCAGTTTCCTCCGTCTCGACCATATACACCAACAGCACTGATAACGCTTATGAATTACCAGCTCAAGTGTTAAAGACGGCTTCCAAAACACAGAACGCGAGCATTGCATTAAAAGTTTCCTGGACCGCGCTGGACACACTTTCTAAATATTATGTTTACCTTCACTTTGCTGAGATAGAGAAACTTGAACCTGGCCAGCAGAGGGAATTGACAATTGACTTGAACGGTGAGAGCAATCTCTCAGAATCTGTTAAACTTGATTATCTAAATCCACTCACAATAGTCCAAGATGATCCGCCAAATAGCGGCGGCAGGAGGCTTCACTTCTCGATAAAAGCGGCTCAAGGAACTACGATTCCTCCAATCCTCAACGCCTATGAGATTTATCGGCTCTTAGAGCTAACAAATAAACCGACTGCCCCAGACGATAGTatgctttctttcttctctttttattttcctaattgTCTGGATTATATATCATGTGCCGTGCGTATGTGAGGCCGGAGTTGATCACATGGGCCGGAGAGTTGGTTCAAACAGTACACGAAATGCACCACCACTGCATCCATTTGGTGTCCCTTCATGATGTGTGCGGTGCAACTCTTCCAAGATCACGGCCTTTAATTTAGTGGTTGCAACTCAAATAGTTGCATCCCTTTGCTGTGAACTGGATATTCCTCCCATGGGAAACTTGTAGCCATGCGGGAGAATCACATGCATGGTTTGCACACTATTATGCTTTTTTGGTACttctttatggtttttttttcatctcaagTTCTCCCTCCTCCGTCTTTCCCACTTTATGTTTCaatcattttctattaattcttttttttccattaaaaatttaAGTTACTGCTATGCTGGAGATCAAGATCCAGTACAGCGTGATTAGAAACTGGCAAGGCGATCCATGTGTCCCAAGTAATTACTCATGGGAAGGTTTAAACTGCAATAATGACAATCCTCCAAGGATCATCTCATTGTGAGTGTACTTCTGTCAATGCATGCTGTGAAATTTTAATCACGCTGTGAAACTTTCATTTTGACCAAAACTTCAAACAGATGGTGACTTCCTGCTTATtgcatgagatttttttttttcctggattGCAACTTATCTTTGAACATTGGCAATAACTTTTCCTTGTTTCATAATTACAAGCAGGAACTTGAGCTCAAGCAACTTGACAGGGAAAATTGCAACTTCATTCTCTAAGCTCGAACTAATCCAGTCCTTGTGAGTCTTATTTGAACTGCGATAGATATTTAATTAGCATTCAGTTTCTTAACACCAGTGCTTCCCAGACACCAGCATGTTGAGCAACACAGTCTGCCAGCTTGAGATTGCCAATTGGCAGATGGACCCCTGATTGTTGTAGATATTAATAATTGGAGAGTGTATTTTCTAAGATTTGATACCAGGACTTTTACTTGGAAGGAAATATACTTATATGCAAGTCCTGttatttaatattgattttcaagGACAAAAAACAATTGTTTAGCTTAACTCACTaatattcttatacaaaattattctttccttttcagGGATTTGTCATTTAATGACTTAACTGGGCTACTGCCAGAAGTTTTTGAACAACTACCTAATTTGAAAACTCTGTAAGTTGTGGAGCTCTGATCTGGATGTTTCAAACATGACCTTCAGGGAAggaaattgaaataatatacTTAGAACTATCTTTGCAGGGATTTAAGAGGAAACAAGCTCACAGGTCCGGTTCCTGAGGCTCTTCTGGAACAGTTTAGGAATGGAAAATTGGACCTGAGGTTAGTCTATCTTCCTACCTCCaatattctttttctctctctccttattAATGTTAATTtcgttttattctcttttttttttttttttgtacataaTAAATGCTAGAAAAAGTCTATGTTCATTTCTTCACTCttaaggaaaaattatatttggaactgtaattttttttgcatGACGGAAGGCACcatctaatatataataactaactGACCCTGTCATCTTACCTTGATGCACTTCATACAAGGGTTGATGCAAATCTGGATCTTTGTCTGTACACTCCATgtaagggaaagaagaaaaaggagttTTTCATTCCAGTTCTTACAGCGTCTATAACAGCAGTCTTGATCCTTCTCTTCATCGTTAGTGCTCTTGCTATATATAGAAGGAAAAGAGGATCAGGTAGTTCGTTTTATATTTTCTGCTTCTGTAGTTGTTAGCACAGTTTATATAGGTGAGCTTGCTTAAAAAGATATAGCAGtcaatggaaaataaaaaaaagaacacgATTACGGAAGGAAACTGCAAATGATCGATAAATGAATTACATTAGTGGAACATCATGGTAGGTGAAAGTGATGAACGCGCTCATTCTACTCACCTAGTGTTTTGGTTCAATTCTCACACACTTACGTTTACGGATACTTTTGAGAGGTCAGCAAAATGTATCCTTCATTAGATTGGCTTCTTGATGCCCTTTATTGCTCAATCattaagataatattaaaaataaatagtttcaTCCTCCACCATTCATTATCCATTCACCCTAGAGTTCGACATAGCTGAGAATCTCATTATTGTCTATACAGTACAACCATGGCATCTCAATCCCCTGCTATTTTGTAAAATCAAGTAGCCCCAAACTCTTGAAAAGGATGATAACACATCCTAACATAGACAAACATGAAATCCTAGACTTCTTCTAGCATTACTCACTCTCAAACTATAATGCAGAAATCTAAGCTCAGCACGGCTATAACATCACTGATTAT is a window from the Juglans regia cultivar Chandler chromosome 7, Walnut 2.0, whole genome shotgun sequence genome containing:
- the LOC108983785 gene encoding putative leucine-rich repeat receptor-like serine/threonine-protein kinase At2g19230 produces the protein MSSYLDAIYARVDANPDLPPSTTFHSPTQEDLVTCSSSRFDTHGNKGFISIDCGSNEDYIEEATGISYVTDKGLIDTGVAETASPNLSAHYVQPLKNLRSFPQGKRNCYSLKPDQGKNNKFLIRARFLYGNYDGKNQHPEFDLYLGVNKWSTVNSTVATNYEIIHLLSTDYIDVCLVNTGQGVPFISALELRPLDNSIYPITAGGALVLHDRRDFGSTGPVIRYRDDVYDRFWWPEQSESLIPVSSVSTIYTNSTDNAYELPAQVLKTASKTQNASIALKVSWTALDTLSKYYVYLHFAEIEKLEPGQQRELTIDLNGESNLSESVKLDYLNPLTIVQDDPPNSGGRRLHFSIKAAQGTTIPPILNAYEIYRLLELTNKPTAPDDITAMLEIKIQYSVIRNWQGDPCVPSNYSWEGLNCNNDNPPRIISLNLSSSNLTGKIATSFSKLELIQSLDLSFNDLTGLLPEVFEQLPNLKTLDLRGNKLTGPVPEALLEQFRNGKLDLRVDANLDLCLYTPCKGKKKKEFFIPVLTASITAVLILLFIVSALAIYRRKRGSDMVTKSSIKSKNRQYSYSEVVKITNNFRTIIGKGGFGNVYLGKLKDEIQVAVKLLSPSSNQGYKEFRAEAQLLTVLHHRNLVTLVGYYDEGKKKALIYEYMANGNLQQHLSAVTNPNVITWKERLCIAVDAAHGLEYLHNGCKPPIIHRDLKPSNILLNEQMQAKIADFGLSRAFATENDTHVSTCPAGTFGYVDPEFATFGNFSKKSDVYSFGIILFELITGRPAIIRGPMRNNHILDWVYPLIERADIQNIVDPRLEGEFNTTSAWKVVDIAMSCALPVTIQRPDMSQVLVELKECLALVMTHGRSQSMATECITSSMPHNTFHLELESEFAPVAR